The Anastrepha ludens isolate Willacy chromosome 2, idAnaLude1.1, whole genome shotgun sequence DNA window AATGGTTGGTTTAGTGAACTGCAAAATGATTTGTGGCCAGGACAggcattttctttaaaaataaataaaattattcatgAGGAAAAATCTAAATATCAGGATATTAAAGTAATAGAAACGTAAGTACATTTTCATATTCATTCAATTATacactataccaaaatttaaccGATCACTTAATGTGCTCGTGATTAATTGCATAAAAGtgaatttttgtttcagtttttagtattgcaatattatttaatatatgatttttgtgTATCGAAATCGACTGTATATTAATGTACattaattaaaaagtgtttAAGTTAAACAATGAACGGCTTTGATCGCCGTTGTCATGCGCACTATCGTACGTGAATATAACTCTCAGAGGCTTAGCACATTTTCGCACTAAAAAGTCAATTCCAATGCGGTGTAGACACATTTCCGGTCGACTTctgttttttaaatgttagaTTCTTGAAACTTTCGTCTACATCCAAaggctgaatgtatgtacaCTAGCATGCAAAAAAGCCACACTTTTGTTTCAGAGTAAATTTCCCATACGTAAaggaatatattaatttaatatttgtcaagtgaacaaaaaataatgactagaatttttcagcaatttttttaaaaatcctaCATCATTGGAAAGTGTCAGTAATTCAGTGCATACTTCTCATCCTAAATTGAACTGTTAGCTGTTCTAACGAGCATAGAGTGTGTAACGTCCTttctcaatttttataaaattcgttACTATTTATATATTGCTAAATAGTTCCAAAACCACcacaaaattattcattttatattaaaatagaatagaattatagaattgatataaataaacaaattcaagTTTGGAAATAAACAATTTGGGCCATCAAAGGAACACGCACGGTTTAGCAGATGTGTTCCTAAATAGATGCACTGCTAGAAACCTCTAGTGGAATATTAGTTTAGGTAGTTTAAAACAGTGATGACCAAAGCCTATCTGAattgaattacaaaaacaatttagcaGATACAACGTAGCAGTCGTAACTACTGCCGTTGCTTCCGTCGTACCTGCTGCTATTGTCTTGCTTTTGTGTTACAAAATGACTACAGATATTGTTTAAGTCAAGCAGGAAGGAAACCAaattgcaaaattccaagtaatGTAGGTATTTGTTTTTAGTGCTTGACATAATGAATGAATTTGTCTTGGTTGTgctatacaaaattttagaCTGTTTAATACCGTCGCGCCGAAGAAACCCACGACCGCTGCGTTTGCGCTTAtgaatgtacttacatatattttgtttttgtagtcgcaaGCCTTAAAATTTtggctttggacgacatactcATGGAAAGGCATAACGCGGGTGCCATGTGGCGGTTATaacacgtttttgtttttttaattatctttattcatcaacgtaatttccatcaaaagcaacgtaatcattccagcgctactctaacatttcaatacctctGCTGCCTGAAAATAGGCCTCAATTTCAGCggtaacctcttcattcgagaaAAATTTCTTCCCGGCGAGCATGTTTTTTAGGACTATGAACAGGCAGCAGTCGCTGGAAATCAAATCTGGCGGTGGAtttgggagcaattcgaagttcaattcatgtagttttgccattattttgaatcatcaacacgttcttgttcttggtcaacagtgagcaaacgtggcacccactttgaatagAGGtttttcatagtcaaatgctcatgcaatataaacccAAAAcgtatctttacgatgtcaactaactcacacaacttcacttttcgatcattgaatacaattttgcagattttttgtatgttttctggtgttaccgcctcatttggacgtccattgCAATGCGCATCGTCGGTGTCTGCACAATCATTTTggagtcagcaaaccatcgtttcattgttgtttctgatcaaacggagtccccataacacttttcaagccattgcttcgcttgaacggtatatTTTtctatcaagaagcagtgtaaaatgaAAATACGAAATTCTTCTTGATCcattggtttaaaaaaaaaaaaaattacgtcacTCTTAGCAGAATAACTCATGAACTAATGAATAAAACATCTTGGCATTTTAACAGCTGTATTTGTAAGGTTAGTATCAAGGTagatttattataggtgacagcaacCACATATATGTAAAACCCTacctgtatttgttgttgcgtttggtccaagcatcacgtcaaaatcagtaatcaaatgtaaacataccaatacatacaaacaaagcatatcattttgacgtaagccatatcttcggcgaaaaattcagctgggtgaatgatGAATGCTGTcacccaaggtggatttattataggtgacagcattcacccagctgaatttttcgccgtaggtatggctgacgtcaaaatgatatgctttgtttgtatgtattggtatgtttacatttgattactgattttgacgtgatgcttggaccaaacgcaacaacaaatacatgtagggttttacttatatgtggttgctgtcacctataataaatccaccttggttaGTATTAACTGGGGTATAGTGAGCAGAGGTACTTTGCTTTCAGCGCATTTGTTACAGTTCAGATACGAATAAAATAGTCATAGGCCCCCTATTTTCGCATCTGTTTACTATGAAGCGACTCCGTCTCAGCAGCTTTCTCTACCAGTCTACGACTTAGCGTGTTGgcgttttaataataaatataataatatattacacaactgtttattattaaatatatacatatagtattATTAAACAGATACACACACAAAATACATGTTTCATGAAAAACAAAACCGTTACCGAAAAGTACAGGggagcacttttttatttaattttacacgCAATtgtaatgtaatatatttattaaaattatgataTTAAGAACATCTTTGTTATACTTTTCTACACATTTAatgataattattaattaattatttcttcCAGGTCCACGTATGGAACTTGCCTCGTTTTAGATGGAATAATTCAATGTACAACGCGTGATGAATTTTCCTACCAAGAAATGATATCATTTCTTCCATTGACTAGTCATCCGAATCCCAGGAAAGTGCTTATCGTTGGAGGAGGTGATGGCGGTGTTGCGCGAGAAGTAGCAAAACATCCTTTAGTCGAAGAAATTCATCAAGTTGAAATTGATGAAAGAGTAGTAgagctgtcaaaaaaatatttgccaaataTGGCTTGTGGATTTCAGAGCCCTAAACTTAAGCTTACTATTGGAGATGGTTTTGCATTTATGAAAACCCACGAGAATGAATTTGATGTAATAATAACGGACAGTTCAGATCCAGTTGGTCCTGCGGTATCGCTATTTCAAGAGAATTACTATCAACTCATGAAAAAGTCTCTGCGGCCAGGTGGTATTGTATGTTCTCAAGGAGGCACTTATTGGCTGGATTGTGAGCATGTGAAAAATACGGTGAATAGTTGCAAAAAGCATTTTCCAACTGTAGCTTATGCTCACACAACTGTTCCATCTTATCCATGTGGCCACATCGGCTTCGTTATTGGGTGTGCTGATTCTAATAGAGATttaaaaacaccaataaaaaagtttagtaaGACCGAATTGGatgatatgaaattaaaatattattccagTGATATACATTCCGCGGCATTTGCATTACCTCGATgggtagaaaaatcttttttatcaatttaatggttttattaatataaatcctgagttttatattgtattttttaaaataaataaatattgtgtgAAGAATTCCAATATCTATAGTCGCAGGTTTTGAAAAGCTTTGTTTGAAATATTTGGGAAACATAATATATGAATTTATTAAGAATAAAATCACATGAAATGTGTATTCATACTCATTCCCttctaaaagtacgttcacatatgcattaactACCAAtgaatccacaaaattaatctacccgttcacatatagcatattacctgcaaaattggcaatcagctgtcaatactgttgtgaaaggtttttcttcatagaaattattttggtggaattttTCGGtgcttttggtttgtttaattattattaacgatatggagaaaagacaaggagaagggatagctaatttaattgcgcgaTTGGCTGCgtataataaacagttggagcaaatccgtaaacgacgtttactgaggtttcaaaaaattatggcagcaatacgcatctgaaattcgatattacattttataataagttatAAGAGGACAAtgcgtttatggacacacgctttttttctgttataggAATGCaaagttaataatacctaacaaacattttattggaattatgtctacaaacctatTTTCTTTGCCGACATcctttttattcagtttttactttgacgtaaTGATCTATTATAcaggttgtatgtcaaaaagtgtgGTTATTatataggattattttataatctcagattttgggagagaaattttgtatggggaaTCTTGCCTTTTAAATACGGactgggagttaagcacgaaaaagtagatcatctacttatatgtgaacgtattataagataTTTTAATCTCTATCACTCGAAAATGAACACACTTACATTAACTCATACCTACAAAGTTA harbors:
- the LOC128866572 gene encoding spermidine synthase isoform X3, yielding MISFLPLTSHPNPRKVLIVGGGDGGVAREVAKHPLVEEIHQVEIDERVVELSKKYLPNMACGFQSPKLKLTIGDGFAFMKTHENEFDVIITDSSDPVGPAVSLFQENYYQLMKKSLRPGGIVCSQGGTYWLDCEHVKNTVNSCKKHFPTVAYAHTTVPSYPCGHIGFVIGCADSNRDLKTPIKKFSKTELDDMKLKYYSSDIHSAAFALPRWVEKSFLSI
- the LOC128866572 gene encoding spermidine synthase isoform X1; amino-acid sequence: MMEAIANGWFSELQNDLWPGQAFSLKINKIIHEEKSKYQDIKVIETSTYGTCLVLDGIIQCTTRDEFSYQEMISFLPLTSHPNPRKVLIVGGGDGGVAREVAKHPLVEEIHQVEIDERVVELSKKYLPNMACGFQSPKLKLTIGDGFAFMKTHENEFDVIITDSSDPVGPAVSLFQENYYQLMKKSLRPGGIVCSQGGTYWLDCEHVKNTVNSCKKHFPTVAYAHTTVPSYPCGHIGFVIGCADSNRDLKTPIKKFSKTELDDMKLKYYSSDIHSAAFALPRWVEKSFLSI
- the LOC128866572 gene encoding spermidine synthase isoform X4, with amino-acid sequence MMEAIANGWFSELQNDLWPGQAFSLKINKIIHEEKSKYQDIKVIETSTYGTCLVLDGIIQCTTRDEFSYQEMISFLPLTSHPNPRKVLIVGGGDGGVAREVAKHPLVEEIHQVEIDERVVELSKKYLPNMACGFQSPKLKLTIGDGFAFMKTHENEFDVIITDSSDPVGPAVSLFQENYYQLMKKSLRPGGIVCSQGGTYWLDCEHVKNTVNSCKKHFPTVAYAHTTVPSYPCGHIGFVIGCADSNRDLKTPIKKFSKTELDDMKLKYYSSDIHSAAFALPRWVEKSFLSI
- the LOC128866572 gene encoding spermidine synthase isoform X2, coding for MKNKTVTEKYRGALFYLILHAIVMSTYGTCLVLDGIIQCTTRDEFSYQEMISFLPLTSHPNPRKVLIVGGGDGGVAREVAKHPLVEEIHQVEIDERVVELSKKYLPNMACGFQSPKLKLTIGDGFAFMKTHENEFDVIITDSSDPVGPAVSLFQENYYQLMKKSLRPGGIVCSQGGTYWLDCEHVKNTVNSCKKHFPTVAYAHTTVPSYPCGHIGFVIGCADSNRDLKTPIKKFSKTELDDMKLKYYSSDIHSAAFALPRWVEKSFLSI